In Pseudofrankia saprophytica, one genomic interval encodes:
- a CDS encoding DUF2867 domain-containing protein produces the protein MRCVVVGATGYVGSRLVPELLDRGHTVRAGARSPAKLADAPWRHRVEVVAADVTDAGQIAAALAGQDVLYYLVHSLHHRDFVERDRAAAHTVAAAARQAGVRRIIYLGGISPVGEQLSPHLASRAEVGRILTESGVPTVVLQAAVIIGSGSASFEMLRYLTERLPVMVTPRWVHTRVQPIAIQDVLYYLTRTADLVPAEVSRGFDIGGPEVLTYWEMMKRYAAVAGLPRRVVIPVPLLTPWLSAQWVNLVTPVPHSIAVPLISSLIHEVRCHDRDLATYVPDPARGLTDFDQAVALALARIREAAVPPNWSRAGIAVGEPQPPSDPLPMDPDWSGGTVYQDVRELPTTADAGQLWRAIEAVSSEYGWRPLPLAWSPSGWIDRLVGGAGGRGRRQLPRGPRVGEVLGWWRVEDVEQPRRLRLRPRLPLPGRAWLELSAVPDAEGAEGAQGAQGAQGAVYRQRAIFEPHGLAGHVGWKALAALHGAALGRMARGIVDLAEHPVPAEQPQVSTEQPSVPAEQLSVSTERPSASAGKPW, from the coding sequence ATGAGATGTGTGGTGGTCGGCGCGACTGGCTATGTCGGTAGCCGGCTCGTCCCCGAACTGCTCGACCGGGGGCACACGGTGCGGGCCGGTGCCCGCAGCCCCGCCAAACTGGCGGACGCGCCCTGGCGTCACCGGGTCGAGGTCGTCGCGGCGGATGTCACCGACGCGGGCCAGATCGCCGCCGCTCTTGCTGGGCAGGATGTCCTCTACTACCTGGTGCACTCCTTGCATCACCGCGACTTCGTCGAACGCGACCGCGCCGCCGCTCACACGGTCGCGGCCGCCGCCCGGCAGGCTGGCGTGCGGCGGATCATCTATCTGGGCGGGATCAGCCCGGTTGGCGAGCAGCTGTCCCCGCACCTTGCCTCCCGCGCGGAGGTCGGGCGGATCCTGACCGAGTCCGGGGTGCCGACGGTCGTGCTGCAGGCGGCCGTCATCATCGGCTCAGGATCGGCGAGTTTCGAGATGCTTCGCTACCTCACCGAACGACTGCCGGTTATGGTTACGCCACGGTGGGTGCATACTCGGGTTCAGCCGATAGCCATCCAGGATGTGCTGTACTACCTCACCCGCACCGCCGACCTGGTGCCGGCGGAAGTCAGCCGTGGCTTTGACATCGGTGGTCCCGAAGTCCTGACCTACTGGGAGATGATGAAGCGATACGCGGCGGTCGCGGGCCTGCCCCGCCGGGTCGTGATCCCGGTGCCGCTGCTTACGCCGTGGCTGTCCGCCCAGTGGGTCAACCTCGTGACGCCGGTGCCCCACAGCATCGCCGTCCCGCTGATCTCGTCGCTCATCCACGAGGTTCGTTGCCACGACCGCGACCTCGCCACGTACGTCCCCGATCCCGCCCGCGGCCTGACCGACTTCGACCAGGCGGTGGCGCTCGCGCTGGCCAGGATCCGGGAGGCGGCGGTGCCGCCCAACTGGTCACGGGCCGGGATCGCCGTCGGGGAACCCCAGCCTCCCTCGGACCCGCTGCCCATGGATCCGGACTGGTCCGGCGGCACCGTCTACCAGGACGTGCGCGAGCTGCCCACGACCGCGGACGCCGGGCAGCTGTGGCGGGCCATCGAGGCCGTGAGCAGCGAGTATGGCTGGCGTCCCCTTCCCCTCGCCTGGTCACCCAGCGGGTGGATCGACCGGCTTGTCGGGGGCGCAGGGGGACGGGGGCGACGGCAGCTCCCGCGCGGCCCGCGTGTCGGCGAGGTCCTCGGCTGGTGGCGGGTCGAGGACGTGGAACAGCCGCGTCGGCTGCGGCTGCGCCCGCGACTGCCGCTGCCGGGCCGCGCCTGGCTCGAGCTCTCCGCCGTTCCGGACGCCGAGGGCGCCGAGGGAGCCCAGGGAGCCCAGGGCGCCCAGGGCGCCGTCTACCGGCAACGTGCGATCTTCGAACCTCATGGTCTCGCGGGCCACGTGGGCTGGAAGGCGCTCGCTGCGCTCCACGGCGCCGCGCTGGGCCGGATGGCGCGTGGCATCGTCGACCTGGCGGAGCATCCGGTGCCGGCGGAGCAGCCCCAGGTGTCGACGGAGCAGCCGTCGGTACCTGCAGAGCAGCTTTCGGTATCGACGGAGCGGCCTTCGGCCTCGGCGGGGAAGCCATGGTGA
- a CDS encoding MoaD/ThiS family protein — protein MAVKVRVPTILRTHTGGSKLVEGTGDTLGALFVDLDARHEGLRGRLVSGEGEGELHRFVNVYINDEDVRFLGGLDAKLADGDEVTILPAVAGGSAMMPATLGKVTILPAVAGG, from the coding sequence ATGGCAGTCAAGGTCCGCGTGCCGACCATCCTGCGCACCCACACCGGCGGTTCGAAGCTCGTGGAGGGCACGGGGGACACCCTCGGCGCGCTGTTCGTCGACCTCGACGCCCGCCACGAAGGTCTCCGCGGCCGCCTGGTGTCCGGCGAGGGCGAGGGCGAACTGCACCGCTTCGTCAACGTCTACATCAACGACGAGGACGTCCGCTTCCTCGGCGGCCTCGACGCGAAACTCGCCGACGGCGACGAGGTAACTATTCTGCCCGCCGTCGCTGGCGGCTCCGCCATGATGCCAGCGACTTTGGGCAAGGTCACCATCCTGCCCGCCGTCGCTGGCGGCTGA
- a CDS encoding PLP-dependent cysteine synthase family protein — protein MRYDSLVGSVGRTPLVGLPRLSPSADVRLWAKLEQDNPTGSIKDRAALWMVQDAEKRGVLSPGAMVLEPTSGNTGISLAMVCRQRGYRLTCVMPENTSIERRQLLAMWGAEIIFSPAAGGSNEAVAVAKRLSAQHPDWVMLYQYGNPANAQAHYETTGPEILEDLPSITHFVAGLGTTGTLMGTGRYLRERVPGITIVAAEPRYGELVYGLRNIDEGFVPELYDPAVLTSRYSVGPKEALRRTRELVAEEGIFAGISTGAILHAALGQADRAVKEGRRADIAFIVCDGGWKYLSTGAYAGTLEEAEAALEGQLWA, from the coding sequence ATGCGTTACGACTCCCTGGTGGGCTCCGTCGGCAGGACACCGCTCGTCGGCCTGCCGAGGCTGTCACCGTCCGCGGACGTGCGGCTGTGGGCCAAGCTGGAGCAGGACAACCCCACCGGCTCGATCAAGGACCGGGCGGCGCTGTGGATGGTGCAGGACGCCGAGAAGCGCGGCGTGCTCAGCCCCGGCGCGATGGTGCTCGAGCCGACGTCCGGCAACACCGGGATCTCGCTGGCGATGGTCTGCCGCCAGCGGGGCTACCGCCTGACCTGCGTCATGCCGGAGAACACCTCGATCGAGCGCCGGCAGCTTCTGGCGATGTGGGGCGCGGAGATCATCTTCTCGCCGGCGGCCGGCGGCTCGAACGAGGCGGTCGCCGTCGCCAAGCGGCTGTCCGCGCAGCACCCCGACTGGGTGATGCTCTACCAGTACGGCAACCCGGCGAACGCGCAGGCGCACTACGAGACGACCGGCCCGGAGATCCTCGAGGACCTGCCGAGCATCACCCACTTCGTCGCCGGCCTGGGCACCACCGGGACCCTGATGGGCACCGGCCGCTACCTGCGGGAGCGCGTGCCGGGCATCACGATCGTCGCCGCCGAGCCGCGCTACGGCGAGCTGGTCTACGGCCTGCGCAACATCGACGAGGGCTTCGTGCCCGAGCTCTACGACCCGGCGGTGCTGACGTCGCGGTACTCGGTGGGCCCGAAGGAGGCGCTGCGGCGCACCCGCGAGCTGGTCGCCGAGGAGGGCATCTTCGCCGGCATCTCCACGGGCGCGATCCTGCACGCCGCGCTGGGCCAGGCCGACCGCGCCGTCAAGGAGGGCCGACGCGCGGACATCGCGTTCATCGTCTGCGACGGCGGCTGGAAGTACCTGTCCACCGGCGCCTACGCGGGGACGCTGGAGGAGGCCGAGGCCGCGCTCGAGGGCCAGCTCTGGGCCTGA
- a CDS encoding cryptochrome/photolyase family protein produces the protein MVTTLAVFTRDLRVHDNPMLTAATDEAEFVVPLFVRDTGAPRDLFGSGNRERFLVECLADLDRSLRGLGGRLVVREGDPVEQVCRLADEVGAARVHIAADASAYAQRRQTTLRTALAERGRELRSHDEVHVVVAPGRVTPVGRDHFAVFSAYHRRWEDAPWRGVVSPPERIRLPKVDPGHVPPAGADGRQAGKGGSAGASAGGESASGFAGGESAGRRRAELWLGRDVEHYDDRRDLLAEDGTSRLSPYLHLGCLSARELATQAGRSDGARAFVRQLAWRDFYYQLLAARPDAAHDDYRRDRGGARDWRDDPEALDAWRSGHTGIPIVDAGMRQLLTEGWLPNRARMITASLLTKTLGLDWRAGAAHYLEHLVDGDLANNNLNWQWVAGTGTDTRPGRVLNPLRQAERYDPDGIYIRRYLPELAHLKTPEIHQPWRLPDHERRALDYPAPLRDPADGFRPVRS, from the coding sequence ATGGTGACCACGCTGGCGGTCTTCACCCGTGACCTCCGAGTACACGACAACCCGATGCTCACGGCCGCCACCGACGAGGCCGAGTTCGTCGTGCCGCTGTTCGTGCGGGACACCGGAGCGCCCCGGGACCTGTTCGGCTCCGGCAACCGCGAGCGGTTCCTCGTCGAATGCCTCGCCGATCTCGACCGCTCCCTGCGAGGGCTCGGGGGGCGTCTCGTGGTCCGGGAGGGCGACCCGGTCGAGCAGGTGTGCCGGCTCGCCGACGAGGTCGGCGCCGCCCGGGTCCACATCGCCGCCGACGCCTCCGCGTACGCCCAGCGGCGCCAGACCACCCTGCGCACCGCGCTCGCCGAGCGTGGCCGCGAGCTGCGCAGCCACGACGAGGTGCATGTCGTCGTCGCCCCGGGCCGGGTCACCCCGGTCGGCCGAGACCATTTCGCGGTGTTCAGCGCGTACCACCGGCGGTGGGAGGACGCGCCGTGGCGAGGTGTCGTCTCACCGCCCGAGCGGATCCGGCTGCCGAAGGTCGACCCGGGACACGTGCCGCCCGCCGGGGCCGACGGGCGACAGGCGGGCAAAGGCGGGTCCGCCGGCGCGTCTGCCGGCGGCGAGTCCGCCAGCGGGTTCGCCGGCGGTGAGTCCGCGGGCCGGCGGCGCGCCGAGCTGTGGCTGGGACGGGACGTCGAGCACTACGACGACCGCCGGGACCTGCTGGCCGAGGACGGCACGTCGAGGCTGTCGCCGTACCTGCACCTGGGATGCCTGTCCGCGCGCGAGCTGGCGACCCAGGCGGGTCGGAGCGACGGAGCCCGCGCCTTCGTCCGGCAGCTCGCCTGGCGCGACTTCTACTACCAGCTCCTGGCCGCCCGCCCGGACGCGGCCCATGACGACTACCGGCGTGACCGGGGCGGTGCGCGCGACTGGCGGGACGACCCGGAGGCGCTGGACGCGTGGCGCTCCGGCCACACCGGCATCCCGATCGTCGACGCCGGCATGCGCCAGTTGCTCACCGAGGGCTGGCTCCCGAACCGGGCACGGATGATCACCGCGAGCCTCCTCACGAAAACCCTCGGCCTCGACTGGCGCGCCGGCGCGGCGCACTACCTCGAGCACCTGGTCGACGGAGACCTCGCCAACAACAACCTGAACTGGCAGTGGGTCGCCGGCACCGGCACCGACACCCGCCCGGGCCGCGTCCTGAACCCGCTGCGCCAGGCCGAGCGGTACGACCCGGACGGCATCTACATCCGCCGGTACCTGCCCGAGCTCGCCCACCTGAAGACGCCCGAAATCCACCAGCCCTGGCGGCTACCGGACCACGAGCGCCGCGCCCTCGACTACCCAGCACCGCTCCGCGACCCGGCGG